One region of Dysidea avara chromosome 1, odDysAvar1.4, whole genome shotgun sequence genomic DNA includes:
- the LOC136241708 gene encoding uncharacterized protein produces MFLWSDGNLNELILEGRAIQNRLKTSNHASSNNSLSQSFAKLMFSDDTIPGSGKVYDILKSKHPAAAPLHYEALLPDSVTTNPVHPVIFDALDGPAIKAAALRTSSAAGPSGIDAHSWRRLCSSFRSASDELCSSIALLACRLCTMFVDPVMISPLMACRLITLDKTPGVRPIGIGETVRRIIAKAVLCVIGEDVQFAAGSLQLCAGQPSGGEATVHAMREAFNDDDTEGMLLIDATNAFNSLNRAVALYNIQRLCPSFSTILINTYRHPACLFVDGDVLYSEEGTTQGDPLAMPFYALATVPLIQKLTVPVTQVWPHLGAPVGTSEYVERFTFDKISQWVSEVNTHSSIAISQPHAAYTCFTHGLFSRWLYVTRTVPDTSSSFQSLEKAILTKFIPALTALDPPGALQRSLFALPTRFGGLGIVAPDSLSSIEFSASMYVTAPLRSLILSQNFGYTADTRCSLYSRKLEIKQPKTINLSTLSKELFSKLTPTLQRAVTLAQEKGASSWLTALPVQEHGFSLHKTAFQDALALRYGWMPSHTPSHCACGTNFSVDHALSCPKGGFPSIRHNEVRDITAELLSEVCHDVEVEPHLQPLNDERFQQKTANTQDGARLDIAMNGFWGDRYEKCYTDVRVFNPLAPSNSGTTLQSCYRKHEITKKRAYELRIREVEHSSFTPLVFSASGGMGHEASVFYKRLASLLSDKWNDPYASVLGWIRCRLSFCLLRSAIQCIRGARSSQGHYIKSASVALVKSETQFLI; encoded by the exons ATGTTTTTGTGGAGTGATGGCAATCTGAATGAGCTGATTCTAGAAGGCAGAGCTATTCAAAATCGTCTTAAGACCAGCAATCATGCTTCTAGTAATAATTCATTATCACAGTCCTTTGCTAAATTGATGTTCTCAG ATGATACCATACCTGGATCTGGTAAAGTATATGATATTCTCAAGTCAAAACATCCTGCTGCTGCCCCATTACATTATGAAGCTTTACTACCTGACAGTGTTACTACAAATCCTGTGCATCCTGTTATCTTTGATGCATTGGATGGTCCAGCTATAAAAGCTGCTGCCCTACGAACTTCAAGTGCTGCCGGACCTTCTGGAATTGATGCTCACAGTTGGCGAAGACTGTGTTCCTCCTTCCGCTCTGCTTCGGATGAACTTTGTTCTTCCATCGCTTTATTAGCCTGTCGTTTGTGTACCATGTTTGTTGATCCTGTGATGATTTCCCCCCTGATGGCTTGTCGGCTGATAACTTTAGACAAGACACCAGGTGTCCGACCTATTGGCATTGGTGAAACAGTTAGACGTATTATTGCTAAAGCTGTTTTGTGTGTGATTGGTGAAGATGTTCAGTTTGCTGCGGGCTCTTTGCAACTGTGTGCAGGACAACCATCAGGAGGGGAAGCCACTGTTCATGCTATGAGGGAAGCttttaatgatgatgatactgaGGGTATGCTACTAATCGACGCTACTAATGCTTTCAACTCTCTTAATAGAGCCGTGGCTTTGTACAACATCCAGCGTCTCTGTCCATCATTTTCCACCATTCTAATAAATACTTACCGACACCCTGCTTGCCTCTTTGTTGATGGTGATGTTCTCTACTCTGAGGAAGGGACAACTCAAGGTGACCCACTTGCAATGCCATTTTATGCTCTAGCCACTGTACCTTTAATTCAGAAACTCACTGTACCTGTCACTCAGGTGTG GCCTCACCTTGGTGCCCCAGTTGGCACCTCTGAGTATGTGGAAAGATTTACGTTTGATAAGATTAGCCAGTGGGTTTCTGAAGTTAATACACACTCCTCCATCGCTATCTCCCAACCTCATGCTGCTTATACATGTTTTACTCATGGACTATTTAGCCGTTGGCTGTATGTAACACGTACAGTCCCTGATACATCTTCTAGTTTCCAATCACTCGAGAAAGCCATATTgacaaagtttattccagccttGACTGCCCTTGACCCTCCTGGTGCTCTTCAACGTTCACTCTTTGCCCTTCCAACTAGATTTGGTGGTCTAGGCATTGTTGCACCTGATTCTTTATCATCTATTGAGTTTTCTGCTTCAATGTATGTCACAGCACCCTTACGATCACTCATTTTATCACAGAATTTTGGCTATACTGCCGATACTCGTTGTAGTCTGTACTCCCGTAAGCTTGAAATTAAACAACCCAAGACTATCAATTTGTCCACTCTTTCTAAGGAACTGTTCTCTAAGCTTACTCCCACTCTTCAGAGGGCTGTTACTTTAGCACAGGAAAAGGGTGCTTCTAGCTGGCTTACTGCCCTACCTGTGCAGGAACATGGTTTCTCCCTACACAAGACTGCCTTTCAAGATGCCCTTGCTTTGAGGTATGGCTGGATGCCCTCTCATACACCTTCCCACTGTGCGTGTGGTACcaacttttctgttgatcatgccctatcttgtccaaagggtggattcccttcaatacgccacaacgaagtgagggatatcacagctgaattgttatctgaagtgtgccatgatgtggaggttgagcctcatctgcagcctctaaatgatgaaagatttcaacagaagacagccaacactcaggatggcgcacgcttggacattgccatgaatggattttggggtgatcgttatgaaaaatgttatacggacgtcagagtttttaacccacttgcaccatccaacagtggaaccacccttcagtcatgttacaggaaacacgaaataacaaagaagagagcttatgagttgcgaatccgtgaagtggaacacagttcttttacccctctagtgttctctgcttctgggggaatgggccatgaagccagtgttttttacaagcgattggcgagtttattgtctgacaaatggaatgacccttatgcctcagtactaggatggattagatgtagattgtcattttgtttactgcgttcagcaatccaatgcattagaggagcacgatcttcacaaggtcattacatcaaaagtgcttCTGTGGCCTTGGTGaaatcagagactcagtttttgatttaa